A single window of Uloborus diversus isolate 005 chromosome 5, Udiv.v.3.1, whole genome shotgun sequence DNA harbors:
- the LOC129221900 gene encoding uncharacterized protein LOC129221900: MYPVGHPTIITGQVEKIDDYFGLVFCKVVPPRGLYLPVLPYRCRGKLMFPLCKTCALEAQQTPCRHTDEERALIGTWVTEEVKLAQEKGYKVTQIYEIYHFERKSDQLFRSYIDVFLKLKQESSGWPKECQTDEEKAAYIHQYREKEGISLDPARIAINPGKRQVAKLALNSFWGRWGMNCNKGQLSYVNDLPKFNKLLIDSTKVIKDVYFPNDVVAAVHWETSKEFVKQDASTNIFIAAFTTAWARMKLYGEMDKLKEAVLYHDTDSIIFSQTTSYNPPLGNFLGEFTDELNGDVITTFVSGGPKNYAFETNSGRTCCKIRGFTLNFRNSRKLNFPSMKDIILNRGVSSISLDNPAKICRDRKRRKVLNKPESKLYQMVYDKRVIQDDLTTLPYGY, translated from the exons atgtACCCTGTAGGCCATCCCACTATAATAACAGGACAGGTAGAGAAAATTGACGACTATTTTGGTCTCGTTTTCTGTAAAGTAGTTCCACCACGGGGACTTTACCTACCCGTTTTGCCCTATAGGTGTAGGGGAAAGCTGATGTTCCCACTATGTAAAACGTGTGCCTTGGAAGCCCAGCAAACTCCTTGCAGGCACACTGATGAGGAGCGTGCACTCATTGGTACATGGGTGACGGAAGAAGTGAAACTTGCTCAGGAAAAGGGTTACAAAGTAACCCAA aTTTATGAGATTTATCACTTTGAGAGGAAAAGTGATCAGCTCTTCCGATCTTACATAGACGTTTTTCTCAAGTTAAAGCAGGAAAGCAGTGGATGGCCAAAGGAATGCCAGACTGATGAAGAAAAGGCTGCATATATTCATCAGTACAGGGAGAAGGAAGGGATTTCTTTGGATCCTGCACGTATAGCTATAAACCCCGGAAAACGTCAGGTGGCCAAGCTAGCACTGAATAGCTTTTGGggaag GTGGGGGATGAACTGTAATAAAGGCCAATTGAGCTATGTTAATGATCTACCGAAGTTCAATAAACTTCTCATAGATTCAACTAAAGTG atcaaAGATGTCTATTTTCCCAATGATGTAGTAGCAGCTGTACATTGGGAAACATCAAAAGAGTTTGTGAAGCAGGACGCTTCCACAAATATCTTCATTGCAGCCTTCACCACAGCTTGGGCAAGAATGAAGCTGTATGGAGAAATGGATAAGTTGAAGGAAGCCGTCCTGTATCATGATACGGACTCGATAATTTTTTCCCAGACGACCAGTTATAATCCTCCTCTAGGGAACTTCCTAGGGGAGTTCACTGATGAATTGAATGGTGATGTGATAACAACTTTTGTTTCTG gtggACCGAAGAATTATGCTTTCGAGACTAATTCAGGGAGAACGTGCTGTAAGATTAGAGGGTTCACACTGAACTTTAGGAACAGCAGAAAATTGAACTTCCCTTCAATGAAGGATATTATATTGAACAGAGGAGTCAGCTCTATTTCCTTGGACAACCCAGCGAAAATCTGCAGGGATAGGAAAAGAAGGAAAGTCTTAAACAAACCAGAAAGCAAACTTTATCAAATGGTCTACGACAAGCGTGTCATACAAGACGACTTAACAACCCTACCGTATggctactga
- the LOC129221899 gene encoding ETS domain-containing protein Elk-3-like isoform X1, with translation MSFNPSTIPWTSMKFGYFRPMEHAGMETNITLWQFLLELLLSNQYTHIITWTNNDGEFKLLNAEEVARLWGLRKNKHNMNYDKLSRALRYYYDKNIIRKVLGQKFVYRFVSFPEIVKTENKIPFHVKMETINKAQQPFRQSPPPQQAHKSPLYGLPKPEPLSPKRHQELYECRPNALYLLSRHLPSDLRREPKRSFSDDDDELSPPQDHDEGSCEGPRDLSTNGSSKRIKSEPDTSDSCHSPSGSSGSGSPAPSLGGGSTGSGATVSISRPKPKPPPIGPISTSAAAALGSLQTPIVTFASPFLPQSKTPLVTLPFWSPFALPSPRGYSGSGSGGTHFQFPSTHVGLTSFPPLSPFLGHPYSPFDPQLLLSPAKSIPVLQ, from the coding sequence gcaTGGAGACTAATATCACACTATGGCAATTTCTCCTGGAGTTGCTGCTGAGCAATCAATACACGCACATCATCACGTGGACCAACAACGACGGCGAATTCAAGTTGCTGAATGCGGAAGAAGTCGCACGGCTATGGGGTCTCCGGAAAAACAAGCACAATATGAACTATGACAAGCTCTCTCGGGCTCTACGGTACTACTATGACAAAAACATCATACGAAAAGTTTTGGGACAGAAATTCGTGTACCGGTTCGTCTCGTTCCCCGAGATTgtgaaaacagaaaacaagatTCCCTTCCACGTGAAGATGGAAACCATCAACAAAGCTCAACAGCCTTTCAGGCAGTCCCCTCCTCCACAGCAGGCACACAAAAGCCCGCTGTACGGATTGCCAAAACCCGAACCTTTGTCTCCCAAGAGGCACCAGGAACTGTACGAGTGTCGTCCTAACGCTCTCTACTTGCTGTCTCGTCACCTGCCCTCGGACTTGAGAAGAGAACCCAAAAGGTCCTTCAGCGACGACGACGACGAACTCAGTCCTCCACAGGACCACGACGAGGGCTCTTGCGAAGGACCTCGTGACCTCAGCACCAATGGCTCATCCAAACGCATCAAGTCTGAGCCGGACACGAGCGATTCCTGTCACTCTCCGTCTGGATCGTCTGGCAGTGGAAGTCCTGCCCCATCCTTGGGGGGTGGCAGTACGGGCTCTGGCGCCACGGTGTCCATCTCTCGACCCAAACCAAAGCCCCCGCCGATCGGACCCATCTCCACCTCAGCAGCGGCCGCCCTGGGATCCTTGCAAACTCCGATTGTGACCTTCGCAAGCCCCTTTTTGCCCCAGAGCAAGACCCCGTTGGTGACACTTCCGTTCTGGAGCCCCTTCGCTCTGCCCAGTCCACGTGGATACTCAGGCAGTGGCAGTGGCGGAACACACTTTCAGTTCCCCAGCACCCACGTGGGGCTCACATCTTTTCCTCCCCTCAGCCCTTTCTTGGGACACCCTTACTCGCCCTTCGATCCTCAGCTGCTGCTGTCCCCTGCAAAGTCCATTCCTGTGCTCCAATGA
- the LOC129221899 gene encoding ETS domain-containing protein Elk-3-like isoform X2 — protein sequence MHRPESTALDLRAEGMETNITLWQFLLELLLSNQYTHIITWTNNDGEFKLLNAEEVARLWGLRKNKHNMNYDKLSRALRYYYDKNIIRKVLGQKFVYRFVSFPEIVKTENKIPFHVKMETINKAQQPFRQSPPPQQAHKSPLYGLPKPEPLSPKRHQELYECRPNALYLLSRHLPSDLRREPKRSFSDDDDELSPPQDHDEGSCEGPRDLSTNGSSKRIKSEPDTSDSCHSPSGSSGSGSPAPSLGGGSTGSGATVSISRPKPKPPPIGPISTSAAAALGSLQTPIVTFASPFLPQSKTPLVTLPFWSPFALPSPRGYSGSGSGGTHFQFPSTHVGLTSFPPLSPFLGHPYSPFDPQLLLSPAKSIPVLQ from the coding sequence gcaTGGAGACTAATATCACACTATGGCAATTTCTCCTGGAGTTGCTGCTGAGCAATCAATACACGCACATCATCACGTGGACCAACAACGACGGCGAATTCAAGTTGCTGAATGCGGAAGAAGTCGCACGGCTATGGGGTCTCCGGAAAAACAAGCACAATATGAACTATGACAAGCTCTCTCGGGCTCTACGGTACTACTATGACAAAAACATCATACGAAAAGTTTTGGGACAGAAATTCGTGTACCGGTTCGTCTCGTTCCCCGAGATTgtgaaaacagaaaacaagatTCCCTTCCACGTGAAGATGGAAACCATCAACAAAGCTCAACAGCCTTTCAGGCAGTCCCCTCCTCCACAGCAGGCACACAAAAGCCCGCTGTACGGATTGCCAAAACCCGAACCTTTGTCTCCCAAGAGGCACCAGGAACTGTACGAGTGTCGTCCTAACGCTCTCTACTTGCTGTCTCGTCACCTGCCCTCGGACTTGAGAAGAGAACCCAAAAGGTCCTTCAGCGACGACGACGACGAACTCAGTCCTCCACAGGACCACGACGAGGGCTCTTGCGAAGGACCTCGTGACCTCAGCACCAATGGCTCATCCAAACGCATCAAGTCTGAGCCGGACACGAGCGATTCCTGTCACTCTCCGTCTGGATCGTCTGGCAGTGGAAGTCCTGCCCCATCCTTGGGGGGTGGCAGTACGGGCTCTGGCGCCACGGTGTCCATCTCTCGACCCAAACCAAAGCCCCCGCCGATCGGACCCATCTCCACCTCAGCAGCGGCCGCCCTGGGATCCTTGCAAACTCCGATTGTGACCTTCGCAAGCCCCTTTTTGCCCCAGAGCAAGACCCCGTTGGTGACACTTCCGTTCTGGAGCCCCTTCGCTCTGCCCAGTCCACGTGGATACTCAGGCAGTGGCAGTGGCGGAACACACTTTCAGTTCCCCAGCACCCACGTGGGGCTCACATCTTTTCCTCCCCTCAGCCCTTTCTTGGGACACCCTTACTCGCCCTTCGATCCTCAGCTGCTGCTGTCCCCTGCAAAGTCCATTCCTGTGCTCCAATGA